Proteins encoded within one genomic window of Haladaptatus sp. QDMS2:
- a CDS encoding zinc ribbon domain-containing protein, translating to MTTETEEVMGQTMRKRPWLAALLAFIYPGLGHVYIREWLRALLWFGLMIATASFVIPEQAVQTADLSLSALSRASEQLPLEAALSVLFITALSMIDAYRLAATKNQEVKAVVEGTRCPNCGRDVDPELGFCHWCTTELPQTTAPENQ from the coding sequence GTGACAACCGAGACGGAGGAAGTGATGGGGCAGACTATGCGTAAGCGCCCGTGGCTCGCTGCACTCCTCGCGTTCATCTACCCTGGCCTCGGCCACGTCTACATTCGGGAGTGGCTCAGAGCTCTCCTCTGGTTCGGGTTGATGATTGCGACGGCGTCGTTCGTCATCCCCGAGCAGGCCGTCCAGACGGCGGACCTCTCGCTCTCTGCGCTCTCCCGCGCGAGCGAGCAGTTGCCGCTGGAAGCGGCCCTCTCGGTGCTGTTCATTACGGCATTGAGCATGATCGACGCCTACCGACTCGCAGCGACGAAAAATCAGGAAGTGAAAGCCGTCGTAGAAGGGACGCGCTGTCCGAACTGCGGGCGCGACGTCGACCCCGAACTCGGCTTCTGTCACTGGTGTACGACGGAACTCCCACAGACGACCGCGCCGGAAAACCAGTAA
- a CDS encoding type I 3-dehydroquinate dehydratase produces MDFDEFVLAASTAVLDDEPDARPHADAVEFRMDLAADPLAALRNYGGTLPIIATNRVNWEGGQAEDDATRLDTLCAAAAETAVEAVDIELAAILNGDGARVVDAARESDTKVIVSVHDFEETPRIAELRHLLKEATDHGDVGKLACTATSVDDVLDLLFATRTFSMNGRPVATMAMGKLGRHSRVVAPLYGSCLGFAPIRPEDATAPGQYDLGTLRQLLTQLQGDG; encoded by the coding sequence CGTCCTCGCCGCGAGTACCGCGGTGCTGGACGACGAGCCGGATGCCCGGCCCCACGCCGACGCCGTCGAATTCCGGATGGACCTCGCCGCCGACCCGCTCGCGGCACTCCGGAACTACGGCGGCACCCTCCCCATCATCGCGACCAACCGCGTGAACTGGGAAGGCGGCCAGGCTGAGGACGACGCCACTCGGCTCGATACGCTCTGTGCGGCCGCCGCCGAAACCGCCGTGGAGGCGGTAGACATCGAACTCGCCGCGATACTGAACGGGGACGGGGCGCGGGTGGTAGACGCCGCCCGCGAGTCGGACACGAAGGTCATCGTCTCGGTCCACGACTTCGAGGAGACCCCTCGCATCGCCGAACTGCGCCACCTGCTCAAGGAGGCGACCGACCACGGCGACGTGGGCAAACTCGCGTGCACGGCGACGAGCGTCGACGACGTCCTCGACCTCCTGTTCGCGACGCGGACGTTTTCGATGAACGGTCGCCCGGTGGCGACGATGGCGATGGGGAAACTCGGCCGTCACTCCCGGGTCGTCGCGCCGCTGTACGGGTCGTGTCTCGGTTTCGCGCCCATCAGACCGGAAGATGCGACGGCTCCGGGCCAGTACGACCTCGGGACGTTACGCCAGCTGCTAACCCAGCTGCAGGGCGATGGCTAA